TCATGAGCACTCAAATTAGTTTGTTATTAACAGTTGTTTCTTTAATACCAATGCCTATCATGGCTATTTTAATTAAAAAATACGGAAAAGAACTACATGATACTTTTCGTCATGCTCAATCTGCCTTCGCTACATTAAATAATCAAACACAAGAGATATTAACTAGTATTCGTATGATTAGAGCATTTGGATTAGAAAAAAATCAATCTAATAAATTTAATATTGTTGTAAAAAATACAGGAAAAAAAAATATGGAAGTAGCAAAAATAGATGCTCGTTTTGATCCAGTAATTTATTTAGCAGTAGCTTTTTCTAATTTATTGGCTGTTATGGAAGGGAGTTGGTTAGTATGGAATAATCAAATCACCATAGGTCAATTAACTAGTTTTATTATGTATCTTGGATTAATGATTTGGCCAATGTTAGCACTGGCATGGATGTTTAATATAGTTGAAAGAGGCAGTGCTGCTTGGGACAGAATATACTCAATCATCAATAAAAAATTATATATTCAAGATGGAAATAAAACACTTCCATCTTCTCCTAGTACATTAAAAGTTAATATTAACACGTTTTTTTATCCGAAAAACAACATTCCATCTTTAAAAAATATAAATATTATTTTAGAACCAGGAAAAACTTTAGGTGTTTGCGGCCCTACAGGGTCTGGAAAAAGCACTTTGTTGAAAATTATCCAACGACAATTTAATATTACAAAAGGTAATATTATTTATCATTCTGTACCGTTATCAGAATTAAAAATTGATACTTGGAGAAGTCGAATATCAGTTGTTAATCAAAGTTCTTTTTTATTTTCAGAAAGTATTGCAAATAATATTTCTTTAGGAAATCCTAATGCATCTCAGAAAGAAATTGAAAAAATGGCAAAATTAGCTGATATACACAAAGACATTATACAGTTTAAAAAAGGATATGACACTCAAGTAGGAGAGCGTGGAGTAATGCTATCTGGAGGTCAAAAACAACGAATTTCTATTGCACGCGCATTATTATTAAATTCAGAAATATTAATACTAGATGATGCACTATCTGCAGTGGATAGTCAAACAGCAAACAATATATTAAAAAACATTAATAAATGGCAAAAGAATGGACATTCTTTAATTGTTACAGCGCATCGTTTATCTACATTAATGAATTCAGATGAAATTATAGTTATAAAAAATGGTTTAATTATACAAAGAGGAACACATTTACAATTAATCAAAGAAGAAAATTGGTATAAATCTATGTATTTTTGTCAAAAATTAGCAATAGAACTTAAGGACAACTAAAAAACAGGTGAAAAATTTATAACATGGATCATTTAATTGAGTTTTGGCCAATTTTGAAAAGATTGCTATTGTACGTTTTTCCTTTTAAAAAATCATTAATATTAGCATTTGTTTTACTTGTAAGTGGATCAATATCAGAAGTTTTAGGACCTGTTCTAATAAGTTATTTTATTAATAATGTTTTATCTAAGCATCAATTAAATTTTAAAATAATATTTATT
The nucleotide sequence above comes from Buchnera aphidicola (Brachycaudus tragopogonis). Encoded proteins:
- a CDS encoding SmdA family multidrug ABC transporter permease/ATP-binding protein, which produces MKLFNQLKWFFTREWKRYSGAVLLLIIIAILQLLPPKIVGILIDLIIKEKMHGIQILPWISIILLVAIIVYILRYLWRILLFGASYQLATELRVKFYSYLSQQSEKFFLKNRTGDLIARATNDVDRVVFAAGEGVLTFVDSLVMGCSVLIVMSTQISLLLTVVSLIPMPIMAILIKKYGKELHDTFRHAQSAFATLNNQTQEILTSIRMIRAFGLEKNQSNKFNIVVKNTGKKNMEVAKIDARFDPVIYLAVAFSNLLAVMEGSWLVWNNQITIGQLTSFIMYLGLMIWPMLALAWMFNIVERGSAAWDRIYSIINKKLYIQDGNKTLPSSPSTLKVNINTFFYPKNNIPSLKNINIILEPGKTLGVCGPTGSGKSTLLKIIQRQFNITKGNIIYHSVPLSELKIDTWRSRISVVNQSSFLFSESIANNISLGNPNASQKEIEKMAKLADIHKDIIQFKKGYDTQVGERGVMLSGGQKQRISIARALLLNSEILILDDALSAVDSQTANNILKNINKWQKNGHSLIVTAHRLSTLMNSDEIIVIKNGLIIQRGTHLQLIKEENWYKSMYFCQKLAIELKDN